GCGTCGCGGTCACCGGAACGATCTCGTCCGGCCCGCTCGGAACCGCACTCCCCACTGACACCACGACCGCCCTGAACGCCGCCCTCAAGGATCTCGGCTATGCCTCCGAGGACGGCATCACCCAGGCGATCAGCACCGACCAGACCGACATCAAGGCCTGGCAGAACGGTGACGTGGTCCGGAAGATCCAGACCAGCCACGACCTGACCTACCAGTTCACCATGATCGAGACGTCCGCAGAGGTCCTGAAGGTCTACTACGCGGACCCCACGGCCACCGCTTCGGCGATCAAGATCAAGGGCACTCAGACCGATCACCTGGTCTGGGTCATCGAGGTCCGTGATGGTGCCAAGACCATCCGCATCTGCCTCCCGGACGCACAGGTCACCGAACGCGGCGACGTCTCCCTCAAGGGTGACGAGGCCATCGGCTACGACGTCACCCTGACCGCCTACCCGGACTCCACCGGCACCAAGGCCTACATCTACATGGCCTGATCCCAACCCCTGTGGGGCGCGTGTTGCGGGACCGCGCCCCACAGGTCACCACCAGTCCCGCAACCCCTACCAAGTTCTCTGCCCGCAGGAGGCACCCATGTCTGAAATCAAGATCACCGACGACACCACCACCATCCCGGAAGGTGTCAAGAAGCCCCAGGATCGCAAGCCCAGGGTCAACAAGGACGGCACAAAGACCGTCACTGTGCATGGTCAGGAGTACACCATCGCGGCCGACGCACTCGATGACTTCGAACTTCTCGACGACCTGGACTCCCTCGATGAGGGTGAGGTGCAGCGGCTCCCCCGGATCCTGCGCCGGCTGCTTGGCAAGGAGTCATTCAAAACGGCGCTCGAATCGGTTAGGGACCCCGAGACGGGGCGGGTCTCCGTGGAAGCTGGCAGTGAACTGGTCCAGGACCTCATCAAGGAACTGGCCCCAAACTCCTAACGCTCGCCGCTCTCCTTCGGGAGTTCGGCGGGCAGTTGCGGGCCGACTTCTTGCGATACTACGGGCTCCGTCTCACCCGCACCGGCAGGGTTCCCGGCTTCCACCTCTGGGAGGTTGCCGATTTCGCTGAACATCTCCCTGACGATTCGGCGACCAAGCGGGCGCTCGGACAAGGCTGGACGCTTCTCGAACAACTTACTGCCTTGATAGCAGACCGCTTGGCAGTCCTGGCATGGCAGAAGACCGCTGACGGGCAGAAGGGCAAACGCCCACCCAAGCCCATTCCGCGCCCAGGGTTCGAGGACAAGACCACCACGACGTTCAAGGGCAAACCCATGAGCCTCGAACAGGCCGAGAAGTGGAAACAGGCTCGGCGTGCACCGCAACCCCCACCGGGGAAGGTTGCTCACACCACCAAGGCCGGCGTGGTCAAGTTCGTCACCGAACGACAAGTCGCCTATTACAACAGAAACCGCTAGCCCCTGCACCGTCCTGGTGCGGGGGCTAGCCGCATTCCAGGAGGCCCCATGTCTGAACTGGCGACCGCCTATGTCAACATCGTCGCCTCCTCCAAGGGCCTTGGCAAGAGCATCGTCAACGACCTAACTGGGGCAGCAGACGCGGGCAGCGCGGCCGCTGGCAAGCGCGGCGGAAGCTCGTTCGGCGCTGCATTCGCCGGTATCGCCGGCAAGGTCCTCGCCGTCGCTGGACCTGCAATGGTTGCAGGGCTGGCAGTCAAAGGCGGGATCTCTCGAGCACTGAACATCGAGGACGCGCAGGCCAAACTCACCGGGCTGGGCCACTCCACCCAGTCGGTAACGAAGATCATGAACAATGCCATGGCCGCAGTGAAGGGCACGGCGTTCGGCATGGGTGACGCGGCCACCGTGGCTGCTGGCGTGGTCGCTGCTGGGGTGAAACCCGGCCAAGACCTTGAACGGACCCTGAAGCTCGTGGGCGACTCGGCCACCATTGCGGGTGTCGGCATGGGTGAGATGGGAGCGATCTTCAACAAGGTCGCCGCGTCGAACAAGATCCAGGGCGATGTCATCGCCCAGCTGAACGACGCTGGCATTCCGATTGTCCAGCTCTTGGGCAAGGAACTGGGTAAGACCTCCGACGAGGTGTACGACCTCGCCTCCAAGGGCAAGATCGACTTCGCGACCTTCCAAAACGCCATGGAGAAGGGCCTCGGCGGTGCAGCCCTGAAGTCCGGAGAGACCTTCCGTGGCTCGATGGCGAACCTCAAAGCAGCCCTCGGACGCGTCGGCGAAACCGTCATGCTCCCTTTCTTGAGCGCAGCCAAGGACGGGATGAACGGGCTTATTCCGATCATCGATGGCGTAAACAAGAAGCTCAAGCCAGTCTTCGCAAACGTCATGAAGGGCTACGACGCCCTGATTGGCGGCTGGCAGAACGCAAATGCTCAGGTCAATGCCACCGGTTTTGTGGGAACGTTCCTCCGAATCGGCGCGGGAGCACGCAAGGCGTTCGACGAAGTCAAGGGTGGGATCACGGCGATGGTCGCCGCCTACCAAGCGGGCGGCTCAGATGTGACGTCAACCGGGTTCGCTGGGGTGCTCGAGCGCGTCGGCCTTTTTGCGCGTAGCGCTGTCGGATCAGTCCAGGCCTTCTTCGCTGCCTTCAAGGCAGGTGGAGATGACGTCACGTCGTCCGGGTTCTCCGGGTTCATGGAGCGCCTTGGACTCGCGGCGGCATCGGCAGTGGCCTTCGTGCGTGAGAACGCCTCCGCGTTCAAGGCAGTTGCGGCAGCAATTGGCGCTAGCGCGATAGCTTTCAAAGTCCTCACAACCGCAACTTCGGTGTACACCGCGGTGACTAAGGGGGCAGCAATTGCAGCGGCCCTCTTCACGAAGGTCCTGAAAACCAATCCGTTCGTCACTATTCTGTCTGCCCTCGTTGGCGTCGGGACGGCACTGGCATACTTCTTCACCCAAACCGATGCTGGACGTGCGTTGTGGGCACAGATTTCGGCTCAGTTCCAGGCCTTCTCGCCCGTAATCAGCGCATTGGCGACTGCTTTCCAGCCTCTTGGGGCGGCATTCGCTCAACTGGGCGCGCAACTGGCATCGCAGCTGGCTCCCGTACTCGCACAGCTCGTTTCGACCCTGCTACCGGCGGTCGTCCAGATCTTCCAAGTTATCGGCCCGGCGGTGATGCAGGTTCTTGCTGCTCTGATGCCGCTGGTGTCAGCTCTGGTATCGGCGCTTGTTCCGGTGATCACGATGTTGGTTTCAACGGTCCTGCCGCCCGTGATCTCGCTGTTCACGGCGATCGTGTCCGCGATAACCCCACTGATCAATATCCTCTTGGCCGTTTTGATCCCCGTCATCCAGGCCCTCATGCCGGTAGTGACGACGGTGTTCGGCGCGATAGCCAACGTCATCACATCGGTCATGCAGATCGTTCAGGGTGTGATCCAGGTAGTCACTGGCATCATCTCGGGCAACTGGTCCCAGGTGTGGCAAGGGATCCAGAACATTTTCAAGGGCATCTGGAACACCATCGGGTCCATCGTCACGGGTGCTATCAGCATTGTCCGGACCGTGATTAGTAGTGGCCTTTCACTGATCGGGTCGCTGTGGTCTTCAGCCTGGAACGGCATCAAGTCGTTCTTCACCGGGCTCTGGTCGAACATCACGGGTGCGATCTCGTCCGGGATCAACAACGTGGTCTCGTTCTTCCGTGACCTCCCTGGCAAGATCCTCGGCGCGCTCTCCGGTCTGACGGGCTCCCTCGTCCAGATCGGTCGAGACATGATCCAGGGTCTTCTCAACGGTGCCGGCAGCCTCCTGTCCAGCATTGGCAGCTTCTTCCTCAACCAGCTCCCCGGCTGGATCGTCGGGCCGTTCAAAGCGGCCCTGGGGATCCACTCACCGTCGCGAGTGTTCCGGCAGTTCGGTGAGTTCATCGTTCAGGGCCTTGCCGGTGGGGTGAAGAAGGCCGGGCCGCAGGCAACGGCAGCCATTACCGCTGTGGCACGGAAGGTCACCTCTGAGGCCACGAAGCACTTCACAAAGGCTGACCAGCTCCGCAAGGCCGCCTCGTCGCTGATGAGCCGTGCCGCTCAGGTCTCCGGGGTGAAGGCCCCGACCCTGGGGAAGGACGCGAAGGCTAACGCGAAGAAGATGACCGCCTACTACGCGGCGATCTCGAAGCGGAATAAGCAGGTCGCGTCCCTGGTCGCTCAGGGCCGGCAGAAGCTTGCCGAGGCCAACCGGGAAACGTCTCTGGGGCGGACGTTGGATGCGACGTCGCGGATGATCAGCGCCAGCAACGCGCAGATCTCCAAACTCACCACCCAGCGCGCCAGCATCGCGTCCCGTCTGAAGACAGCGCAGAAGAGCCTTTCGGATGCGGTCAAGACCCGGGACAAGGCGGCCAGTGACGCGGCTGAGAAGTTCCGGGACGAGTTCAACCTGGGGGACCTTGCCGGGCGTAGCGCTCAGGGCATTGTGGCGGCTGCGAAGAAGACCGTAGGCAGCGTCCAAGGGTTCAAGGGCCAACTCGACAAGCTGCGGTCCATGGGCCTTGATTCCAGTCTGCTCGCGCAGATCGGTGAGCTTGGCACCGGTAAGGGCGGCTCCATCGCTAAGTCCCTCATCGCCGGGGGCAAGGGTCTTGTCGGTCAGCTCAACGGGCAGTGGAAACAGCTCGGTTCGGTGTCCCAGTCCGCGGGCATGTCGTTGGCGAATGGGATGTACGGGGCGGGGATCGCCGCGCAGCAGGGTCTTGTGAACGGGCTGTCCGGGAACCTCAAGGCCGTGGATGCGGCGATCAAGAAGGTCACCGACCGGATGACCTCGCAGGTGAAGAAGAACCTCGGGATCCACTCACCGTCGCGGGTGTTCCGGTATGAGGTCGGGCGGCAGGTCCCTGCTGGCCTGGCGCTTGGTGTCCGGGACGGTACGGGGCTGGTGTCCCGTGCTGTGGATTCCCTGGTGCAGATCCCCAGCGCCGTCGCTTCCCAGCCCTACCGGCCAGCCTCCTACGTGCCCGCTCCTGGAAGTCACGGACGGTGGGCCGATGGGCGGACCCCCGTGAAGATCGACATCCACGAAACCGCAACCCGCGCGCTACCGCTCTTGAGACGGCGCGTCGATTGGAGGGTCTGTGACCGACATCGTAACGGCCACCATCGGCGGGCGAACGTTCGGCGGGTCAGGGCTCTACCTTGACCCGGCGGACACCGTCGGCGGGGTCCTCACAGCACCCATCGAAGGATGGGGTAACCCGGGAACACGCGGGGACGTGAACCCGTGGCCCGACCGCGACGGGGCCTGGTCTGACCCGGCCTACTACGACGGCGCGAACTACGTCCTCCGGGGCGTCCTCGTGGTCCCGTCGTTCGCCCGTGCGGCGCTCGTGCGGGACCAGTTCGTCGCCGCCCTGCCCATGAAGGTCTACAAGCCCCTGATCGTCGCTGAAGCGGAACTGACCCCGGTACGCGATGGTCCGTGTCGTGGGAACGCCGGAGGTGGTGTGGGACGGGGTCGAGACGATCAGCGTGAACGTGCAGTTCGTCGCCACGGACCACCGCCGATTCGCCGGGACCGGACCGAACGACATCAGCGGCTCCGGGGTCGCCAGGCTCCCCATCACCGATGGGGGCCTGGTCATCCCGCCCACCACTGTCGCGGACACCAACTGGTCCAACAACCCGTCCTTCGAGGTAGACACCTCTGGCTGGGTCGGTGTCGGTGGAGCCCTGACGCGGGAGACCGTATCCCCTCCGGCGTGGATCGTCGGCACGGCCTGGGGCAGACTCACCACCGGTTCCGGGGCAACCCGACCCGGCGTCCTGGCCGCATCATCCACGGACCAGCGGGTGAACCTCTCCCCGGGGACTGGGCGGCGGTGTCGATGCTGATGGCCAACGATTCCGGCTACACCAGCCAGATCGGGATCCGCTTCTTCGACTCCACCAACACCCGTATCAGTGAGTCCATGAGCGCCCCCACCAACAACACCGGGGGCAGGGTCACACACTCGGCACAGGCCCCGGCAGGCACAATCTACGCCAGCCAGTGCCCTACCTGTACAACGGCGGAACCGTCATCCCCTCCGGCGTGAAGCTGGACTTCGACGCCGTCAGATCAGCGCCGCTGCTACCCAGTCCGCTGCGGTCGCCTTTGCCGGGGACTACTTCGATGGCGGCTCCGCACCCTCCGGCGGGTACACGTTCCGGTAACACGTCCACAGCGGGAAAGAGCACCTCGGAGAAGGTTCAGCTCGCCGGTTTGACCGTGCCGTTCGCGATCACCGCGACCGTGACGAACAACGCCGTCACGGTCGGATCCTCCGGCACCGGGACCCCGGGTCGTGGTGACCATCGCCGCCGTGAACACGCATCTGACCAACCCTCAGATCACCGATGACCTCGGCAACCGCATGACGTTCAACCTCGTCCTGACCGTGGGGCAGTTCCTCGTGATCGACCTGGACAAGAAAACGATCCTGCTGAACGGCACCGCCTCACGGCGCACCGCCCTACGAGGATCGTGGATCAACCCCCGCCCGGCATGACCCTCACCTTCAACGCTGAGGGGTTCCTCTCCACCAACCAGGCCACCGCCACCGTGGCCTGGACTGACACCTGGAATTAGGAGGGCCTACTGTGCCTCTTGACGCAATCGACCCCAGCTTCATCAACGCGCCCCCCCCCGCTGGCCCTCCCCTCTACACGGGAGAGTCCCTGCGCCGTGACATCGCGGGCTCCTGGCCCCCGGTGCCGCGGTGGGGACCAGCCGCAGCGGTGTCCTTGACGCCCGCGCCCTGGCGATCACCCTCTCGGGCAACAATGTCCTGGCAACGGCAGGGCCGGCAGCGGTCGCGTCCAGTACGGGAGCGTACCTCACCGGACTGGCCACTTCAGCCACCGTTGACCCCCTGGTCGCAGCGGATGCGAACAACCCCCGCCGTGACCGGGTGATCCTTCAGGTCTGGGACCCCAGCAACCCGCAGAATGACGGCACCAGCGGCGGGACGAACCGTAAGGGTGTCGTCCGGATACTCACCGGGGACCCGGACCCGCTCGCCACCACGGGCGGCGGGGTGAAGCCCGAACCAGGTCTGGCCCTGACTCTGGCGTTCATCGACGTCCCCAAGGCCGGAAGCGGCTCCCCCGTGGTAACCGATCAGCGGCCAATCACCGCAGCAGCGGGAGCACCGATCCCGGTCAACAGCCTGGCCGAGGCCCGCGCCCTGCCCAAGGTGCGCGGCCTGCAGAGGCTCCGCATGGACCTTCCCGGGTTCCCCACGCAGTCTACAACGGCACCGTCTGGACCCATGTCGGACCGTGGAAGCGCACCACCTTCACCGTCAATTCCACGAACATCCCCACCTCGGCCAGTGATGGCACCGGCTCCCGTGCCGTGGCGACCATGTCGATGAACGCGGAAGCCTACGACCGGCGCATGAAGGTCTTCGTCCAGACCAGCGTGAACTCGGGTGCCATCGCCTCCGGGATCAGCCGGTGGGATGTGTGCGCATCCCTCATGCAGTCCCAGGCATCCAACGCCCAGACCCGCTCCCCGCTGTGCTGGACAGCCCCCGGCAACTACCTGATGAGCAGCTACATCGAAACCGAAGAGATCATCGTCCCGGCAAACTCCTGCCCATCCCGCGCTTCTGGGTGGACAAGGTCACCGGCAACGTCTTCACGGGCGTGTCCGTGGATCCGAAGATCACGAAGTTCTGGGTTGAGGAATGCCCCGCTGACGAAGCCTAGGATGCCGTGAGGTTCATCATCTGTGACCTGATCACCGGCACCGTCCTAGACGAAGCGCCCCTGGTCATCGCGGAGGACCTGACCCGCCAGCTCAAGGGCGTGGGCGAGGGCAAGTTCTTCGCCCCGTTCTTCGACGGGGAAGGCCGCCTCTACAAGAGCCGGTACTGGGAGAAGCTGATCGTTCCGTGGAAGTCCCTCATCCTCGTCACCGACGAGGATGGCCGGATCATCTGGCACGGGATCCCCAACAGCACCGCCACACCAGGTATCAACGGTCAGGAAATCCCTGCAGGACCGTGGAGGAATACCTTCTGCGCCGGTACATGCCCACCGCCGAGTTCCTTGACGTCGACCAGGCCAACATCTTCGCCGCCATGATCAACGCCGCGAACGTCAACGGCATCGGCCTCGAGGTGGACGCCCCACTGACGGGGGTGATCTTGGAACGCCTCTATCAGGACGCGGAGAACACCAGGATCGGGGACCGTCT
This region of Arthrobacter woluwensis genomic DNA includes:
- a CDS encoding DUF5361 domain-containing protein, which gives rise to MRYYGLRLTRTGRVPGFHLWEVADFAEHLPDDSATKRALGQGWTLLEQLTALIADRLAVLAWQKTADGQKGKRPPKPIPRPGFEDKTTTTFKGKPMSLEQAEKWKQARRAPQPPPGKVAHTTKAGVVKFVTERQVAYYNRNR
- a CDS encoding phage tail protein, giving the protein MSELATAYVNIVASSKGLGKSIVNDLTGAADAGSAAAGKRGGSSFGAAFAGIAGKVLAVAGPAMVAGLAVKGGISRALNIEDAQAKLTGLGHSTQSVTKIMNNAMAAVKGTAFGMGDAATVAAGVVAAGVKPGQDLERTLKLVGDSATIAGVGMGEMGAIFNKVAASNKIQGDVIAQLNDAGIPIVQLLGKELGKTSDEVYDLASKGKIDFATFQNAMEKGLGGAALKSGETFRGSMANLKAALGRVGETVMLPFLSAAKDGMNGLIPIIDGVNKKLKPVFANVMKGYDALIGGWQNANAQVNATGFVGTFLRIGAGARKAFDEVKGGITAMVAAYQAGGSDVTSTGFAGVLERVGLFARSAVGSVQAFFAAFKAGGDDVTSSGFSGFMERLGLAAASAVAFVRENASAFKAVAAAIGASAIAFKVLTTATSVYTAVTKGAAIAAALFTKVLKTNPFVTILSALVGVGTALAYFFTQTDAGRALWAQISAQFQAFSPVISALATAFQPLGAAFAQLGAQLASQLAPVLAQLVSTLLPAVVQIFQVIGPAVMQVLAALMPLVSALVSALVPVITMLVSTVLPPVISLFTAIVSAITPLINILLAVLIPVIQALMPVVTTVFGAIANVITSVMQIVQGVIQVVTGIISGNWSQVWQGIQNIFKGIWNTIGSIVTGAISIVRTVISSGLSLIGSLWSSAWNGIKSFFTGLWSNITGAISSGINNVVSFFRDLPGKILGALSGLTGSLVQIGRDMIQGLLNGAGSLLSSIGSFFLNQLPGWIVGPFKAALGIHSPSRVFRQFGEFIVQGLAGGVKKAGPQATAAITAVARKVTSEATKHFTKADQLRKAASSLMSRAAQVSGVKAPTLGKDAKANAKKMTAYYAAISKRNKQVASLVAQGRQKLAEANRETSLGRTLDATSRMISASNAQISKLTTQRASIASRLKTAQKSLSDAVKTRDKAASDAAEKFRDEFNLGDLAGRSAQGIVAAAKKTVGSVQGFKGQLDKLRSMGLDSSLLAQIGELGTGKGGSIAKSLIAGGKGLVGQLNGQWKQLGSVSQSAGMSLANGMYGAGIAAQQGLVNGLSGNLKAVDAAIKKVTDRMTSQVKKNLGIHSPSRVFRYEVGRQVPAGLALGVRDGTGLVSRAVDSLVQIPSAVASQPYRPASYVPAPGSHGRWADGRTPVKIDIHETATRALPLLRRRVDWRVCDRHRNGHHRRANVRRVRALP